A window of the Leptospira brenneri genome harbors these coding sequences:
- a CDS encoding serine hydrolase domain-containing protein gives MKPRSPKKTKSSNQPKTKVKEESLLPFQPLPLLFPIPPLSNRKRKSLFLFLNILILLQCSSIQQKDKEVYHNHFENTEKEVHSKLEELQKSGIKSLSYMYLLGDGKIHVGNLGETDKNKIQRFKIGSITKLFTGISLLQLQDQGKLKLDDPVSKYLPEIAEMQTRETNLSEISIRDILTHQSGLPSDFASGFFLSPEVTDKEILDSFHSLSKQLSRTERNPPRKVHSYSNFGFGLLGIVIERASGFGIDEYFQKEIFAKAGMKHSTLLELKEGSELVSGYSGLFWKTKTKRQIIRDLTAGSLSTTGEDMGLFMKALFQSKKGEGLLSKSSFVEFHHIQKGPSSNFQMKMGLPLILQEKVVEGKSIWIAGHSGSLPPYFADLVYDPETETASFIAGNTAGFATANIQPTNQTIMDIIYEYKTGGSLESPPLVERKEQNQLDGYYGMYASPYGVHEVKNGKPPQVDIMGINFDLVEKENRFGTNLYLFFGLIPIKDKTIDSFRLEFEPWEENKVFTLYSSSLTKGSIGFAFRFEPDHKLPDSSYFTTYQTKDPVSIIPRLELKKDKRGFLLVTIHYSLGGLGYSSTLPCQMESATNLRILGYGRNLAEKIELKKVDGKPRLLYSGIEFSTEPI, from the coding sequence ATGAAACCTAGATCTCCCAAAAAAACTAAGTCTTCAAATCAGCCCAAAACTAAGGTAAAGGAAGAATCCCTACTTCCCTTCCAACCCTTACCTTTACTTTTCCCCATCCCTCCACTCTCCAATCGCAAACGGAAATCTTTGTTTCTTTTTTTAAACATTCTGATCTTACTACAATGTTCTTCGATTCAGCAAAAAGACAAAGAGGTCTATCACAATCATTTTGAAAATACAGAAAAGGAAGTTCATTCCAAGTTAGAGGAACTACAAAAATCAGGAATCAAATCATTGTCATATATGTATTTGTTAGGTGATGGAAAGATTCATGTTGGAAATCTGGGAGAAACAGATAAAAATAAGATCCAAAGATTTAAAATAGGAAGTATTACTAAATTATTTACAGGGATTTCTCTTTTACAACTCCAAGACCAAGGGAAATTAAAATTAGATGATCCTGTTTCCAAATACCTTCCCGAAATCGCTGAAATGCAAACTAGGGAAACAAATTTATCAGAAATTAGCATCCGTGACATACTCACTCACCAGTCAGGCCTTCCTTCTGATTTTGCCTCTGGTTTTTTTCTTTCGCCCGAAGTTACAGACAAAGAAATTTTAGATTCATTTCATTCTCTTTCGAAACAATTATCTCGGACCGAAAGAAATCCTCCACGCAAAGTCCATTCCTATTCTAATTTTGGATTTGGACTTTTAGGAATAGTCATCGAAAGGGCTTCTGGTTTTGGAATCGATGAATACTTTCAGAAGGAAATTTTTGCAAAAGCAGGAATGAAACATTCCACCTTGTTAGAGTTAAAGGAAGGTTCGGAGTTAGTATCTGGATATTCGGGTTTGTTTTGGAAAACAAAAACCAAGAGACAGATCATTCGAGATCTGACAGCAGGATCACTCTCTACCACAGGGGAGGATATGGGTTTGTTTATGAAGGCTCTTTTCCAAAGTAAAAAAGGTGAGGGCCTACTTTCGAAATCTAGTTTTGTAGAATTCCATCACATTCAAAAAGGTCCAAGTTCTAATTTCCAAATGAAAATGGGGCTTCCTCTGATCCTCCAGGAAAAAGTAGTGGAAGGAAAATCCATTTGGATTGCTGGACATTCCGGATCATTACCACCTTATTTTGCGGATTTGGTTTACGACCCAGAAACGGAAACTGCTAGCTTTATTGCAGGAAACACTGCAGGTTTTGCAACGGCAAACATCCAACCAACAAACCAAACGATTATGGATATTATTTATGAATATAAAACCGGAGGTTCGCTCGAGTCTCCCCCTCTCGTAGAACGAAAAGAACAAAACCAGTTGGACGGTTATTACGGAATGTATGCATCACCTTATGGCGTTCATGAGGTGAAAAATGGAAAACCTCCGCAAGTGGATATAATGGGGATTAACTTTGATTTGGTGGAAAAGGAAAACCGTTTTGGAACCAACTTGTATTTGTTTTTCGGCCTCATTCCGATTAAAGACAAAACGATCGATAGTTTTCGTTTGGAGTTTGAACCTTGGGAAGAAAACAAAGTTTTTACTTTGTACTCTTCGAGTCTAACAAAGGGAAGTATTGGTTTTGCTTTCAGGTTTGAACCAGACCACAAACTTCCAGACTCCTCTTACTTCACCACCTACCAAACTAAGGATCCTGTTTCCATCATTCCCCGTCTGGAATTAAAAAAAGATAAACGTGGTTTCTTATTGGTGACAATTCACTACTCGTTGGGTGGTTTAGGGTATTCCTCCACCTTACCTTGCCAGATGGAATCTGCCACAAACCTTCGAATTTTGGGATATGGGCGAAATTTAGCAGAAAAAATAGAACTAAAGAAAGTCGATGGGAAACCCAGATTGCTTTATTCGGGAATCGAATTTTCGACAGAACCAATCTAA
- a CDS encoding DUF3015 domain-containing protein — MGKRITSILFLSAAVVAVTMTSTAVEAKKYGMAGCGLGSLIITTNDKTQIFAATSNGIYYNQTFGITSGTSNCTADGVVKQDKVQELFITMNYDSLGQEMASGKGEKLESLGNLLGCSSDSISRFGQVTKENYAKLITEDSTPASVLSAVKSEVKSDKILAKSCSQI, encoded by the coding sequence ATGGGAAAAAGAATTACCTCAATCCTATTTTTGTCTGCTGCTGTTGTAGCTGTCACTATGACATCTACTGCTGTAGAAGCAAAAAAGTATGGTATGGCTGGTTGCGGTTTGGGGTCATTGATCATCACGACCAATGACAAAACTCAGATTTTTGCTGCAACTTCAAACGGTATCTATTACAACCAAACTTTCGGTATTACATCTGGAACATCCAATTGTACTGCTGACGGCGTTGTAAAACAAGACAAAGTTCAAGAGTTGTTCATCACTATGAACTACGATTCTTTAGGCCAAGAAATGGCTTCTGGAAAAGGTGAAAAATTAGAATCTCTTGGAAACCTTCTTGGTTGTTCTAGCGATTCTATTTCAAGATTTGGCCAAGTAACGAAAGAAAACTACGCTAAACTCATCACTGAAGACTCAACACCTGCAAGTGTACTTTCAGCTGTTAAATCTGAAGTAAAAAGCGATAAAATCCTCGCTAAGTCTTGTTCACAAATCTAA
- a CDS encoding DUF3015 family protein → MKKLTLISTIGISMILLASQMSAAPKYGMAGCGLGTLVLPGGNQVLAATTNGTAGSQTFGITTGTSNCTADGVAQKEHAREIYVHMNFDSLEQEMAAGKGEKLSNLATLFECKSGVRFNEVVKENYSRIFTEESKANPSLMLSNLHETLEKDQTVKNYCKI, encoded by the coding sequence ATGAAAAAGTTAACACTCATCTCCACAATCGGAATCTCTATGATTCTTCTTGCTTCACAAATGTCTGCTGCACCTAAATACGGTATGGCTGGATGTGGTCTTGGAACTCTTGTATTACCTGGTGGTAACCAAGTTCTTGCGGCTACAACTAACGGAACTGCGGGAAGCCAAACTTTCGGTATCACTACAGGAACATCTAACTGTACAGCTGACGGTGTTGCTCAAAAAGAACATGCACGTGAAATTTACGTTCACATGAACTTTGATAGCTTAGAACAAGAAATGGCAGCTGGTAAAGGTGAAAAACTTTCTAACCTAGCGACTCTTTTCGAATGTAAATCTGGTGTTCGTTTCAATGAAGTTGTGAAAGAAAACTACTCTAGAATCTTCACTGAAGAATCTAAAGCAAACCCTAGTTTAATGTTGTCTAATCTTCATGAAACTTTGGAAAAAGACCAAACAGTAAAAAATTACTGCAAAATCTAA